Proteins encoded by one window of Blautia argi:
- the atpG gene encoding ATP synthase F1 subunit gamma, giving the protein MASAKEIQSRMKSIQDTMKITSAMYMISSSKLKRARKTLADTEPYFYSLQSAIGRVLRHMDDTEHKYFDERLEIAPEDKKIGYIVVSADKGLAGAYNHNVFKIAEECMEKNHHTQLFVLGEVGRQYFFKKDVDVDTNFRFTVQKPTMHRARVISEKMIAMYLEGELDEVHIIYTRMANAATMVAEKKQLLPLKKAAFNTSLQQLVDIHQEEIEMVPSAEEVLNSIVPNYLRGMIYGCLVESYASEHNSRMMAMDAATSSARDMLKDLSIKYNRVRQAAITQEITEVISGAKAQKKKL; this is encoded by the coding sequence ATGGCAAGTGCAAAAGAGATACAAAGCCGTATGAAAAGTATCCAGGATACAATGAAAATTACCAGTGCCATGTACATGATTTCTTCATCAAAATTAAAAAGAGCCAGAAAAACTCTGGCAGATACAGAGCCTTATTTTTATTCTCTTCAGTCTGCCATAGGACGTGTTCTGCGTCATATGGATGATACAGAGCATAAATATTTTGATGAAAGATTGGAAATTGCGCCGGAGGATAAGAAAATCGGATACATTGTCGTTTCTGCAGATAAGGGGCTGGCAGGAGCCTATAACCACAATGTCTTTAAAATCGCAGAAGAATGTATGGAAAAAAATCACCATACCCAGCTTTTTGTTCTGGGTGAGGTGGGAAGACAGTATTTCTTTAAAAAAGACGTGGACGTGGATACGAATTTCCGTTTTACGGTGCAGAAGCCTACCATGCACAGAGCCAGGGTGATTTCCGAAAAGATGATTGCCATGTACCTGGAGGGTGAACTGGACGAGGTTCACATTATCTATACCCGTATGGCAAATGCAGCCACCATGGTAGCTGAAAAGAAGCAGCTTTTGCCGCTGAAAAAAGCAGCCTTCAATACGTCCCTGCAGCAGCTTGTAGATATTCACCAGGAGGAAATCGAAATGGTTCCTTCTGCGGAAGAGGTGTTAAACAGCATTGTACCAAACTACCTGCGCGGTATGATTTACGGCTGTCTGGTAGAATCCTATGCCAGTGAACACAATTCCCGTATGATGGCCATGGACGCGGCAACTTCCAGTGCCAGGGACATGCTGAAGGATTTATCAATAAAATACAACCGTGTGCGGCAAGCTGCCATAACCCAGGAAATTACAGAGGTTATCAGCGGCGCCAAAGCACAGAAAAAGAAACTGTAA
- the atpA gene encoding F0F1 ATP synthase subunit alpha — translation MSSINSEEIISILKEEIENFDTKAGVREVGNVIWVGDGIATVYGIDHAMYGEIVTFENGVKGMVQDIKRNEIGVIIFGKDTGIKEGTKVARTKKKAGIPVGEGFIGRIVDALGAPIDGKGEIKAQDYRPIEQEAPGIIDRKSVSVPMETGILAIDSMFPIGRGQRELIIGDRQTGKTSIAVDTILNQKGKNVICIYVAIGQKASTVAKLVGTLEKYGAMEYTTVFSATASDCAPLQYIVPYSGTALAEYFMYHGKDVLIVYDDLSKHAVAYRALSLLLERSPGREAYPGDVFYLHSRLLERSSRLSEEAGGGSITALPIIETQAGDVSAYIPTNVISITDGQIFLESDLFNAGVRPAVNVGLSVSRVGGAAQTKAMKKASGSMRIDLAQYREMEVFTQFSSDLDDATKAQLDYGKCLMELLKQPLCRPLASHEQVITLWAVTHKVLTDIPIKEVKKFQMDMLEYFDTKYPEIREEINGKKVLSEELGKKILKVAEEFKDRNR, via the coding sequence TTGAGTTCAATCAATTCAGAAGAAATTATTTCTATTCTGAAAGAAGAAATTGAAAATTTCGATACCAAAGCTGGCGTCCGGGAAGTAGGAAACGTCATCTGGGTAGGCGACGGAATTGCGACTGTTTACGGGATTGACCATGCCATGTACGGCGAAATTGTAACCTTTGAAAATGGTGTTAAGGGAATGGTGCAGGATATCAAAAGAAATGAAATCGGTGTTATCATTTTCGGCAAGGACACAGGTATTAAGGAAGGTACAAAGGTTGCCCGTACTAAGAAAAAAGCAGGTATTCCTGTAGGAGAGGGATTTATCGGAAGAATCGTCGATGCTCTGGGCGCTCCTATTGACGGCAAGGGTGAAATCAAGGCCCAGGACTACCGTCCAATCGAGCAGGAGGCGCCAGGAATTATTGACCGTAAGTCTGTATCTGTGCCAATGGAAACCGGTATTCTTGCCATTGATTCCATGTTCCCAATCGGACGCGGACAGCGTGAGTTGATTATCGGTGACCGTCAGACAGGTAAAACTTCTATTGCTGTAGATACAATTTTAAACCAGAAAGGCAAAAATGTGATTTGTATCTATGTAGCTATTGGTCAGAAGGCTTCTACAGTAGCTAAGTTGGTGGGAACTTTGGAAAAATACGGCGCTATGGAATATACCACGGTATTTTCCGCAACAGCAAGTGACTGTGCGCCTTTGCAGTACATTGTACCATATTCCGGTACAGCTCTTGCAGAATACTTTATGTATCATGGTAAAGACGTACTGATTGTATATGATGATTTATCCAAGCATGCAGTGGCTTACCGTGCGCTGTCCCTGCTTTTAGAGCGTTCTCCGGGACGTGAGGCTTATCCCGGCGATGTTTTCTATCTTCATTCCAGACTGCTGGAGCGTTCCAGCCGTTTGAGCGAGGAGGCAGGAGGTGGTTCCATTACAGCGCTGCCTATTATTGAAACACAGGCAGGAGATGTATCTGCTTACATTCCTACCAACGTTATTTCCATTACAGACGGACAGATTTTCCTGGAAAGTGATTTATTTAACGCGGGTGTGCGTCCGGCAGTAAACGTAGGTCTTTCTGTATCCCGTGTAGGCGGTGCGGCACAGACAAAGGCAATGAAAAAAGCATCAGGAAGCATGCGTATTGATTTGGCACAGTACCGGGAAATGGAAGTATTTACCCAGTTTTCCTCTGACCTGGATGATGCAACAAAGGCACAGCTTGATTATGGAAAATGTTTAATGGAGCTTTTAAAGCAGCCTCTTTGCAGACCTCTTGCTTCTCATGAACAGGTGATTACCCTGTGGGCAGTGACTCATAAGGTTCTTACCGATATTCCGATAAAAGAGGTGAAGAAGTTCCAGATGGATATGCTGGAATATTTTGATACCAAATATCCGGAAATCAGAGAGGAAATCAATGGAAAGAAGGTGCTTTCCGAGGAACTTGGTAAGAAAATTTTGAAGGTAGCAGAGGAATTTAAGGACAGGAACAGGTGA
- the atpH gene encoding ATP synthase F1 subunit delta, with protein MTQTSINYARVLYGLSVSPESIKEAKEIFEKTPQLFPVLESPVVPVSQKEKAIKRIFEKKVADVICVLCRHHHAELLYEIFQAYQEYYNEQNQILNAELSYVVPPSKEQLEGIEAFLNKKYGAKAVAFTLKEEKSLVGGFVLRVKDQEFDYSLKGRINALQQKLIWR; from the coding sequence ATGACACAGACCTCCATTAATTACGCAAGAGTGCTTTACGGGCTTTCCGTTTCTCCGGAGAGTATCAAAGAGGCAAAGGAAATTTTTGAAAAGACACCACAGCTTTTCCCTGTGCTGGAAAGCCCGGTGGTGCCCGTTTCACAGAAGGAAAAAGCCATAAAGAGAATTTTTGAGAAAAAGGTGGCGGATGTTATCTGTGTTCTTTGCAGACATCATCACGCAGAACTTTTATATGAGATTTTTCAGGCATATCAGGAATATTATAACGAACAGAATCAGATTTTAAACGCAGAGCTTTCCTATGTGGTTCCGCCGTCCAAAGAGCAGTTGGAGGGAATCGAGGCATTTTTAAATAAGAAATACGGAGCAAAGGCAGTGGCGTTTACATTAAAAGAAGAGAAAAGCCTGGTGGGAGGATTTGTCCTTCGGGTAAAAGACCAGGAATTTGATTACAGCTTAAAAGGCCGTATCAATGCATTACAACAAAAATTAATCTGGAGGTGA
- the atpE gene encoding ATP synthase F0 subunit C, with protein MTAAIGAAIAVLTGIGAGIGIGMATSKAVEAIARQPEAESKISKALLLGCALAEATAIYGFVIGLLILFL; from the coding sequence ATGACAGCAGCAATCGGAGCAGCTATTGCAGTATTAACAGGTATTGGAGCAGGTATTGGTATCGGTATGGCAACCTCTAAGGCAGTAGAGGCTATTGCAAGACAGCCGGAGGCAGAGAGCAAAATCAGTAAAGCCCTTCTTTTAGGCTGTGCTCTTGCAGAGGCAACAGCCATTTACGGTTTCGTTATCGGTCTGTTAATTTTATTCTTATAA
- the atpF gene encoding F0F1 ATP synthase subunit B — protein sequence MLKLGWDLVWTIINLIVLYLLMKKFLIGPVLGIMEKRKALIESQLDNAKTVQEKAEELKGQYEQALSSAKEESVQIIEDAKADARQMSEGIVKNANLQAAKIIETAKNTAEQERENAMQGAKAEIAGLAMEAAKKLLLDGSSENGNRMLYDEFLAKAGDAHDTDLH from the coding sequence GTGCTGAAATTAGGTTGGGACCTTGTCTGGACGATTATAAACCTGATTGTTCTTTATCTTTTGATGAAAAAATTCCTTATCGGACCAGTTCTGGGAATTATGGAAAAAAGAAAGGCACTCATTGAAAGCCAGCTTGACAATGCAAAGACCGTTCAGGAAAAGGCAGAGGAGTTAAAAGGGCAGTACGAACAGGCGCTTTCTTCTGCAAAAGAAGAATCTGTACAGATTATTGAAGATGCGAAGGCAGACGCAAGGCAGATGAGTGAGGGCATTGTGAAGAATGCAAATCTGCAGGCAGCAAAAATCATAGAAACAGCAAAGAATACTGCAGAGCAGGAAAGAGAAAATGCCATGCAGGGTGCAAAAGCGGAAATCGCAGGTTTGGCTATGGAAGCGGCAAAAAAGCTGCTTTTAGATGGCAGCAGCGAAAATGGAAACCGCATGCTCTATGATGAATTTTTAGCAAAAGCAGGTGATGCACATGACACAGACCTCCATTAA